In Streptomyces chartreusis, the following proteins share a genomic window:
- a CDS encoding alpha/beta fold hydrolase, translating into MTDPATPSSVVRPDGPWTHRDVAANGARFHIAELGDGPLVLLLHGFPQFWWTWRHQLVALADAGFRAVAMDLRGVGGSDRTPRGYDPANLALDITGVVRSLGEPDAALVGHDLGGYLAWTAAVMRPKLVRRLAVASMPHPRRWRSAMLSDVKQTGAGSYIWGFQRPWIPERQLTADDGALVGRLVRDWSGPRLPDDDAVEMYRRAICIPSTAHCSIEPYRWMVRSLARPDGIQFNRRMKRPVRVPTLHLHGSLDPVMRTRSAAGSGEYVEAPYRWRLFDGLGHFPHEEDPVAFSTELINWLKDPEPDR; encoded by the coding sequence GTGCGCCCGGACGGCCCCTGGACCCACAGGGACGTCGCGGCGAACGGCGCGCGCTTCCACATCGCCGAGCTGGGCGACGGTCCGCTGGTGCTGCTGCTGCACGGCTTCCCGCAGTTCTGGTGGACCTGGCGGCACCAGCTCGTCGCGCTCGCCGACGCGGGCTTCCGGGCGGTGGCGATGGACCTCAGGGGCGTCGGCGGCAGCGACCGTACGCCGCGCGGCTACGACCCGGCCAACCTCGCCCTCGACATCACCGGCGTGGTCCGCTCGCTCGGCGAGCCGGACGCCGCGCTCGTCGGCCACGACCTGGGCGGATACCTGGCATGGACGGCGGCCGTGATGCGCCCCAAGCTGGTCCGCCGGCTCGCGGTCGCGTCGATGCCGCACCCACGGCGCTGGCGCTCGGCGATGCTCTCGGACGTCAAGCAGACCGGTGCCGGCTCCTACATCTGGGGGTTCCAGCGGCCCTGGATCCCCGAGCGGCAGCTGACGGCCGACGACGGCGCGCTCGTCGGCCGGCTCGTCCGGGACTGGTCCGGCCCGCGACTGCCGGACGACGACGCGGTGGAGATGTACCGCCGCGCGATCTGCATCCCGTCGACCGCGCACTGCTCGATCGAGCCGTACCGCTGGATGGTGCGCTCGCTGGCCCGCCCCGACGGCATCCAGTTCAACCGCCGCATGAAGCGACCGGTGCGCGTACCGACGCTGCACCTGCACGGCTCCCTCGACCCCGTCATGCGCACGCGCAGCGCGGCCGGTTCGGGCGAGTACGTCGAAGCGCCGTACCGCTGGCGCCTGTTCGACGGCCTCGGACACTTCCCGCACGAGGAAGACCCGGTCGCATTTTCCACCGAACTGATCAACTGGCTCAAAGACCCCGAACCCGATCGGTGA